In Tursiops truncatus isolate mTurTru1 chromosome 19, mTurTru1.mat.Y, whole genome shotgun sequence, a genomic segment contains:
- the AKTIP gene encoding AKT-interacting protein isoform X1 — MNPFWSMSTSSVRKRSDGEEKTLTGDVKTSPPRTAPKKQLPSIPKNALPITKPSSPAPATQSANGTHASYGPFYLEYSLLAEFTLVVKQKLPGVYVQPSYRSALMWFGVIFIRHGLYQDGVFKFTVYIPDNYPDGDCPRLVFDIPVFHPLVDPTSGELDVKRAFAKWRRNYNHIWQVLMYARRVFYKIDTASPLNPEAAVLYEKDIQLFKSKVVDSVKVCTAHLFDQPKIEDPYAISFSPWNPSVHDEAREKMLTQKKKPEEQHNKSVHVAGLSWVKPGSVQPFSKEEKTVAT, encoded by the exons ATGAACCCTTTCTGGAGCATGTCTACAAGCTCTGTACGCAAA CGATCTGATGGTGAAGAAAAGACATTAACAGGGGATGTGAAAACCAGTCCTCCACGCACTGCTCCAAAGAAACAGCTGCCTTCTATTCCCAAAAATGCTTTGCCCATAACTAAGCCTTCATCTCCTGCCCCGGCAACACAGTCAGCAAATGGCACGCATGCTTCTTACGGACCTTTCTACCTGGAATACTCCCTTCTTGCGGAATT TACCTTGGTTGTGAAGCAGAAGTTACCTGGTGTCTATGTGCAGCCATCTTATCGATCTGCATTAA tGTGGTTTGGAGTAATATTCATACGGCATGGACTTTATCAAGATGGTGTATTTAAGTTTACAGTTTACATCCCCGATAACTACCCAGATGGTGACTGTCCA CGTTTGGTGTTTGATATTCCCGTCTTTCACCCGCTAGTTGATCCCACCTCAGGTGAACTGGATGTGAAGAGAGCATTTGCAAAATGGAG GCGGAACTATAATCATATTTGGCAAGTATTGATGTATGCAAGGAGAGTTTTCTACAAGATTGATACAGCAAGCCCCCTAAACCCAGAGGCTGCAGTACT GTACGAAAAAGatattcagctttttaaaagtaaagtggTTGACAGTGTTAAGGTGTGCACTGCTCATTTGTTTGACCAACCTAAAATAGAAGACCCCTATGCAATTAG CTTTTCTCCATGGAATCCTTCTGTACATGATGAAGCCAGAGAGAAGATGCTAACTCAGAAA AAGAAGCCTGaagaacagcacaataaaagtgTTCACGTTGCTGGCCTGTCATGGGTAAAGCCTGGCTCAGTACAACCTTTCAGTAAAGAAGAGAAAACGGTAGCAACTTAA
- the AKTIP gene encoding AKT-interacting protein isoform X2 has protein sequence MNPFWSMSTSSVRKRSDGEEKTLTGDVKTSPPRTAPKKQLPSIPKNALPITKPSSPAPATQSANGTHASYGPFYLEYSLLAEFTLVVKQKLPGVYVQPSYRSALMWFGVIFIRHGLYQDGVFKFTVYIPDNYPDGDCPRLVFDIPVFHPLVDPTSGELDVKRAFAKWRRNYNHIWQVLMYARRVFYKIDTASPLNPEAAVLYEKDIQLFKSKVVDSVKVCTAHLFDQPKIEDPYAISFSPWNPSVHDEAREKMLTQKKPEEQHNKSVHVAGLSWVKPGSVQPFSKEEKTVAT, from the exons ATGAACCCTTTCTGGAGCATGTCTACAAGCTCTGTACGCAAA CGATCTGATGGTGAAGAAAAGACATTAACAGGGGATGTGAAAACCAGTCCTCCACGCACTGCTCCAAAGAAACAGCTGCCTTCTATTCCCAAAAATGCTTTGCCCATAACTAAGCCTTCATCTCCTGCCCCGGCAACACAGTCAGCAAATGGCACGCATGCTTCTTACGGACCTTTCTACCTGGAATACTCCCTTCTTGCGGAATT TACCTTGGTTGTGAAGCAGAAGTTACCTGGTGTCTATGTGCAGCCATCTTATCGATCTGCATTAA tGTGGTTTGGAGTAATATTCATACGGCATGGACTTTATCAAGATGGTGTATTTAAGTTTACAGTTTACATCCCCGATAACTACCCAGATGGTGACTGTCCA CGTTTGGTGTTTGATATTCCCGTCTTTCACCCGCTAGTTGATCCCACCTCAGGTGAACTGGATGTGAAGAGAGCATTTGCAAAATGGAG GCGGAACTATAATCATATTTGGCAAGTATTGATGTATGCAAGGAGAGTTTTCTACAAGATTGATACAGCAAGCCCCCTAAACCCAGAGGCTGCAGTACT GTACGAAAAAGatattcagctttttaaaagtaaagtggTTGACAGTGTTAAGGTGTGCACTGCTCATTTGTTTGACCAACCTAAAATAGAAGACCCCTATGCAATTAG CTTTTCTCCATGGAATCCTTCTGTACATGATGAAGCCAGAGAGAAGATGCTAACTCAGAAA AAGCCTGaagaacagcacaataaaagtgTTCACGTTGCTGGCCTGTCATGGGTAAAGCCTGGCTCAGTACAACCTTTCAGTAAAGAAGAGAAAACGGTAGCAACTTAA
- the AKTIP gene encoding AKT-interacting protein isoform X3 codes for MNPFWSMSTSSVRKRSDGEEKTLTGDVKTSPPRTAPKKQLPSIPKNALPITKPSSPAPATQSANGTHASYGPFYLEYSLLAEFTLVVKQKLPGVYVQPSYRSALMWFGVIFIRHGLYQDGVFKFTVYIPDNYPDGDCPRLVFDIPVFHPLVDPTSGELDVKRAFAKWRYEKDIQLFKSKVVDSVKVCTAHLFDQPKIEDPYAISFSPWNPSVHDEAREKMLTQKKKPEEQHNKSVHVAGLSWVKPGSVQPFSKEEKTVAT; via the exons ATGAACCCTTTCTGGAGCATGTCTACAAGCTCTGTACGCAAA CGATCTGATGGTGAAGAAAAGACATTAACAGGGGATGTGAAAACCAGTCCTCCACGCACTGCTCCAAAGAAACAGCTGCCTTCTATTCCCAAAAATGCTTTGCCCATAACTAAGCCTTCATCTCCTGCCCCGGCAACACAGTCAGCAAATGGCACGCATGCTTCTTACGGACCTTTCTACCTGGAATACTCCCTTCTTGCGGAATT TACCTTGGTTGTGAAGCAGAAGTTACCTGGTGTCTATGTGCAGCCATCTTATCGATCTGCATTAA tGTGGTTTGGAGTAATATTCATACGGCATGGACTTTATCAAGATGGTGTATTTAAGTTTACAGTTTACATCCCCGATAACTACCCAGATGGTGACTGTCCA CGTTTGGTGTTTGATATTCCCGTCTTTCACCCGCTAGTTGATCCCACCTCAGGTGAACTGGATGTGAAGAGAGCATTTGCAAAATGGAG GTACGAAAAAGatattcagctttttaaaagtaaagtggTTGACAGTGTTAAGGTGTGCACTGCTCATTTGTTTGACCAACCTAAAATAGAAGACCCCTATGCAATTAG CTTTTCTCCATGGAATCCTTCTGTACATGATGAAGCCAGAGAGAAGATGCTAACTCAGAAA AAGAAGCCTGaagaacagcacaataaaagtgTTCACGTTGCTGGCCTGTCATGGGTAAAGCCTGGCTCAGTACAACCTTTCAGTAAAGAAGAGAAAACGGTAGCAACTTAA